Below is a genomic region from Sinorhizobium fredii USDA 257.
GATACTCGACCATGCGCCGCTGTTTCGCGAGCCGGAATACCGGCAGATGCTCGCGGAGAAGAAGCTGAACTTCGAATGTCCGCACCCCGAACGGCTCGTCACGGACCAGCGCGAATACAGCAAGGGCTGGGAATATCGCGAGAAAAACCTCGCCCGCGAGGCGCTCGTCGTCAACCCCGCCAAGGCCTGTCAACCGTTGGGGGCGGTGTTCGCAGCCGCCGGCTTCGAGCGGACGATGTCGTTCGTCCATGGCAGTCAGGGCTGCGTGGCCTATTATCGCTCGCACTTGTCGCGCCACTTCAAGGAGCCGGCTTCGGCCGTTTCGTCCTCGATGACCGAGGATGCGGCGGTGTTCGGCGGCCTGAAGAACCTGGTCGACGGGCTCGCCAATACCTACGCGCTCTACGATCCGAAGATGATTGCCGTCTCCACCACCTGTATGGCCGAGGTCATCGGCGACGACCTGCATGGCTTCATTGAGAACGCCAAGAGCGAAGGCGCAGTCCCGCCCGAATTCGACGTGCCGTTCGCTCACACGCCCGCCTTCGTCGGCAGCCATGTCGACGGCTATGACAGCATGGTCAAGGGCATCCTGGAGCACTTCTGGAAGGGCCAGGCGCGCACGCAAGCGGCCGGCACGATCAACATCATCCCGGGCTTCGACGGCTTTTGCGTCGGCAACAACCGCGAGCTCCAGCGCCTGCTCACCCTGATGGGCGTGTCCTACACCTTCATCCAGGATGCCTCCGACCAGTTCGATACGCCGTCCGACGGCGAATACCGCATGTATGACGGGGGCACGACGATCAAGGCGCTGAGGGCGGCACTCAATGCCGAGGCGACGCTGTCGCTGCAGCACTACAACAGCCGCAAGACGCTCGAATATTGCCGGGAGGTCGGTCAGGCCACCGCCGCCTTCCATTACCCGCTCGGGATCAACGCCACCGACGCGTTCCTGATGAAGGTGTCGGCGATTTCCGGCCGGGAAATCCCCGAGACGATACGCCTGGAACGCGGCCGGCTGGTCGACGCCATGGCCGACAGCCAATCCTGGCTGCATGGCAAGACATACGCGATCTACGGCGATCCGGACTTCGTCTACGCCATGGCCCGCTTCGTCATGGAGACCGGCGGCGAGCCGCGGCATTGCCTCGCCACCAACGGCACGGCGGCCTGGCAGGCCGAGATGACCGAGCTGCTCGCCTCTTCTCCCTTCGGCAAGCAGGCAAAGGTCTGGCCGGGAAAGGATCTCTGGGCCTTGCGCTCGCTGCTCTTCACCGAGCCGGTCGACCTGCTGATCGGCAATTCCTACGGCAAGTATCTCGAGCGCGATACCGGCACGCCGCTGATCCGGCTGATGTTCCCGATCTTCGACCGCCACCACCACCACCGCTTTCCGCTCATGGGCTACCAGGGCGGCCTGCGCCTGCTGACGACGATCCTCGACACGATCTTCGACCGCCTCGATCGCGAAACGATGCAGACGGCGGTGACCGATTATTCCTATGACCTGACCCGCTAGAGCGGCGGTCGGCAAAACGCCGGCCCGGGAGCCGCACCATGGGATCGCGAGCGTTGAAATGGGCTGATCGTTTAGCTCATGCGCTATCGGA
It encodes:
- the nifK gene encoding nitrogenase molybdenum-iron protein subunit beta, which produces MPQSAEKILDHAPLFREPEYRQMLAEKKLNFECPHPERLVTDQREYSKGWEYREKNLAREALVVNPAKACQPLGAVFAAAGFERTMSFVHGSQGCVAYYRSHLSRHFKEPASAVSSSMTEDAAVFGGLKNLVDGLANTYALYDPKMIAVSTTCMAEVIGDDLHGFIENAKSEGAVPPEFDVPFAHTPAFVGSHVDGYDSMVKGILEHFWKGQARTQAAGTINIIPGFDGFCVGNNRELQRLLTLMGVSYTFIQDASDQFDTPSDGEYRMYDGGTTIKALRAALNAEATLSLQHYNSRKTLEYCREVGQATAAFHYPLGINATDAFLMKVSAISGREIPETIRLERGRLVDAMADSQSWLHGKTYAIYGDPDFVYAMARFVMETGGEPRHCLATNGTAAWQAEMTELLASSPFGKQAKVWPGKDLWALRSLLFTEPVDLLIGNSYGKYLERDTGTPLIRLMFPIFDRHHHHRFPLMGYQGGLRLLTTILDTIFDRLDRETMQTAVTDYSYDLTR